AATCAGGTGGTGCTTTCAGCAAACCTGCAGTCGGACGCCTATTATGTGGACGCACTGAAAAATATCCCTGTGGGCAGCCAGATTGTACTCACCGCCACGTCTGCCAACAGCGGGTGGGACGATGTGGAGTATGCGCTGGGTGCGCTGTATTCCCTGGTAGAAAACGGCGCAGTGGTCTCTGGCCTGCAGGCTGGCTCGGCGCCCCGTACCGCCGTTGGACAAAAGGCGGACGGCTCGCTGGTGTTCTACACCATTGACGGCCGCAGGTCCGGACATTCCATCGGAGCCACGATGACTCAGGTGGCCCAGCGGCTGATTGAGCTGGGCTGTGTGACGGCCCTGTGTCTGGACGGCGGCGGCTCCACGACGCTCACGGTCACAGAGCCGGACCAGCTGACCTCCGGCACCATCAACAAGCCGTCTGACGGCAGTGAGCGCTCCGTGACCAACCAGGTTTTCCTGGTGGCAGACAGCACGCCCAGCGGAGAGCTGAGCCACTTCTATGTCAGTGCGGATTATGACTATGTTCTGGCCGGCAGCACCGTGAATATTTCCGCTGCCGCCATTGACACCAATTTCATTCCCATGTCCGGGGATTACAGCCTCTCCGTCTCTGAGGGTGAGGTCAATGGCAGCGTTGTGACAACGCCCCGGTCCGGCGGAGATATTGTGGTAACAGCAGAGTCCAGAGGCCGGGAGGGAACGACAACCATCCACGCCATTGCCAATCCGACAGATGTGGTGATCCGCAATACCAGCAGCACGGCGATCACAACGCTGAGCGCCGCGCCCGGCAGCGTCACCCAGCTGACAGCCTCCGCCGCTTACAACCGCATCTCTCTGAAGGCAGATCCAGGAGCATTTACCTGGGAGGTCAACGGCGGAATCGGCACGATTGATCAGCAGGGTAATTTTACCGCCACCACCCCAGGCACCGGTACCATCACCGCAACAGCCGGCAATGTGACCGCCTCGGTCACTGTAACCGTGTCCAATCTGGCATTGCAGACGGTGGAGGATTTTGAGGGTACCAGCACGATTTTCCGGGGCAGCGGCAGCGCCATGGACTTCAGCCTCAACCACAATGCAGACACGGTGCGGATTGGAAGCGGTTCTGCCAAGCTGGACTATGACCTGACCCAAACCAACGATGACGGCGCCTATAGCGCGGAGTGGAGGGCCTCCAGCCCCACCAGCCTGGGAAGCCAGATTTATACCAGCCTAAGTCTCTGGGTTTACGGAGACGGCTCCGGCAACATTCTGAGCCTGCTGTATGATGACGGCACAACGGGTTATCAGCCTCTGACAATCACTGCGCTGGACTTCACCGGCTGGAAACAGGTGTCTGTTTCCCTCTCTGCCGTTCCCGGAACACTTTCCATTCAGGGGCTGCGGATCAGCGCCCCAACAGACCATGGTCTGGCTGACACCGATACGTCCCGTACCGGCACCATCTACCTGGACCAGATCGTGGCCAGCTTTGATAACATTGTAGACACGGCAGTGCCGTCTGTCAGCGTGAGCGTCAGCGGGACGTCCCTCACAGGCACAGTCACCGACGCGGTGGACGGCGTGCTGCCCCAGGGCTCCATCACAGTGACCTATGACGGGAAGCCTGTGACCTTCAGCTACAACGCCTCCACTGGCGCCATCTCCGCCGTGCTGCCCGCCGCTGACGGCAGCGCTCACCGGGTCACTATAACAGCGAAGGACGCCTCCGGTAATATCGGCCGGGCCTCCTACGATATCTCCGCGGCCAGCGACTGGACCCCGGTTTTCTCAGACACCAAAGACTATTGGGCTGCCACCTATGTGGATTACCTGTACACGGCCGGAATCACCACCGGTTATGCGGACGGCACCTTCAAGCCCAATCAGAATATTACTCGGGCCCAGTTCGCCGTGATGCTCTACCGGTACCTGGGGCTGGACGAGAGCCAGTACGCCAGTGTGACGCTGCCCTTTGCCGATCACAGCAAAATCGCGGACTATGCGCTCCCCGCCATCAAGGCGCTCTATACGGAGGGTATTATCAACGGCACCACCGGCAGCGACGGAAAGCTGTATTTCAATCCCAACAGCTCCCTGACCCGGGCCCAGGCCGCCACCATGATTGGCCGCACCCAGGAAAAGGGCTATGCCACGGCGGAGCTGACCTTTACCGACGCCGGCTCCATCCCTGCCTATGCCACCTATTATATCCAGACCATGGTGGCTCAGGGCGTGATCAGCGGCTATACCGATGGCAGCTTCAAGCCCCAGGCCAACATCACCCGGGGCCAGATGGCCAAGATTCTCTATAACCTGATGTAATGGAAAAGCGGCCCGGCGCATCTGCGCCGGGCCGCTCAGCTTGGGGGAACAAGTTCCGTATGAGATCGGGCTGACGGACTATTGGAACCCCCTCTGCGTTCCAAACAGTCTTTGATCTCCTGGAAGCGGGGAAACCCTGACGGTTCCGGCCCTTTTCCGTTTCTGAGCAAGGCATCAGCCCGGCGTAGACGCGCCGGGCTGATGCTTTTGCAGGATTCAGATTTCCCGGCGCCCCTCCAGGGCCCGCATCAGCGTGGCGTCATCGGCAAATTCCAGATGCCCGCCCACAGGAATACCATAGGCCAGACGGGTGACTCGCACTTCAAAAGGCTTCAGCAGCCGCGCGATATACATGGCGGTGGCCTCCCCTTCGGTGTCCGGGTTCGTGGCCATGATGACCTCCTGTACGCCGCCCTTGGCCACGCGTTCCACCAGGGATTTGATGGAGAGGTCGTCCGGCCCCACGTGGTTCATGGGAGAGATCACACCATGGAGGACATGATAATGTCCGTTGTACTCCCGGGAACGCTCCATGGCTGCCACGTCCCGGGGGTCCGCCACCACGCAGATGGTGGAGCCGTCCCTCTTGGGAGAGGCGCAGATGGGGCACAGCCCTCCGGCAGTAAAGTTCTGACACACCGGACAGCAGGTTACACTGCGCTTGGCGTCCAAAATGGCGTCGGCAAACTCCCGGGCCTCTTCCTCCGGCAGGCCCAGCACGAAGAAAGCCAACCGCTGTGCGGATTTGCCGCCAATGCCCGGCAGACGGGCGAACTGCTCCACCAGCTTTTCCAGCGGGGCGGGAAAGTGTTCCATCTTTTGCTGCTCCTTTGCCTTGTTTGCCTGCTGCAAACAACAAATTGAAAATCATGTTCACCGCTTCCCGAGGCGATGCTTCCACCCCTGCAGGGCCATTCGCCTTCTGTATGCGGCGAAAATTCTCCCCGCCGCCCTGGCAGAAGTCTGCCGGTGACACGGGTGAGAAACTGCGGCAGATCTGCTCTCCCTAGGCTAGGTCCATGGCAAAGAGCGCTGCCGCGCCGCCAGTGTGGAGGAACAGAATATCCTCCTGACCGGGAAAGCCGCCGGCTTCCAAAAGGCGCAGCATGCCGCTCCAGGCCTTGCCGGTATATACAGGGTCCAGAAGAATGCCCTCCATCCGGGCCAGCTCCTGGATATAGGGGGTGTCCTCCGGGTTGGGGATAGCATAGCCTTGGCCCAGGTGATAAACCATGCGGAAATCGTCCGGGGTTCCGGAGGGAGCGCGGCCCAAAAGCGCCGCCGCGCCGTCAGCCAGCCTTGGGACAATCTCTTCAAAGGGGTCGTCATCCACGCCGATGCCGGTGACCTTGACGCCGGGGAGATACCATCGGGCGCCCAGCAGCACTCCGGCGGTGGTGCCGCCGGAGCCGGTGGCGGAGACGATGTGGCCCACGGATGCGCCCTGCTGGCGAAGCTCCCGCACGCAGTTCACATACCCCAGGGCGCCCAGAGCTGTGGAACCTCCAACGGGAATGTGATAGGCCCTGCGGCCCGCTGCGGCCAGCTCTGCGCCAAGACGGTCCATCTCCGCGTAGATATCGTCATAGCTGTCGGTGTCCAGGAAGCGGACCTGGGCTCCGTAGATGTCGTCCAGAATCAGATTGCCTCTGTGGTCCGTCACGCCCCGCTTTTTCAAAAGCAGGATGCAGCGCATCCCCAGGCGGGCGGCGCAGGCGGCGGTCAGCATGGCATGGTTGGACTGGGCGCCGCCGGTGGTGAACACCGTGTCGCAGCCTTGGGTCTGGGCTTGAGCCAGCAGGTATTCCAGCTTGCGGACCTTGTTGCCTCCGAGGGCCACGCCGCAAAGATCATCCCGCTTGATCCAGATATTGCGGCCGTACTTGGCGCTGATGGCTTCCAGCCGATAGAGGGGCGTGGGGAACACGCCCAGCTTCACGCGGGGAAATTGGTCCAGATCTCTCATCAGTTATCCTCTCAGTTCCAGAATGCGGGCGGGAATGTCCTCCGCCTTGTAGACCGCGCTGCCCGCCACCAGCACGTTGGCGCCGGCGTCGATACAGGCCCGGCAGGTGTCTGGGGCCACGCCGCCGTCCACCTCTAGCTCGCAGGCAGGGTTCCTCTCGTCAATCAGCTGGCGCAGGGCGGCGACTTTCGGCATCTGATCCGACATAAACTTCTGACCGCCAAACCCCGGCTCCACCGTCATTACCAGGATCAGTTCCACCTGCTCCAGATAGGGGAGCGCCGCCTCTGCCGGGGTTTTGGGCTTGAGCACCACGCCGGCCCGTTTGCCCCGGGCGTGAATCCGGTCGATGGCGGACTGGATCTTCTCTGGCGTGTCCGACTCCACGTGGACCGTCACCAAATCGGCGCCGGCGTCGCAGAAGGCCTCTACATACCGCACCGGCTCCACGATCATCAGGTGGACATCCAGCGCCATATCCGTCACGCGGCGGATAGACTGGACAACAGGGATGCCGATGGAGATGTTGGGGACAAACATGCCGTCCA
This genomic window from Pusillibacter faecalis contains:
- a CDS encoding S-layer homology domain-containing protein; the encoded protein is MRQLFRKTLSALTAAALLCALALPAAASEALGEDLTAKDTQLHDQTQLSTNVFWSTAYSDRRTENLITYSPNGAVVPIVTAGSVLTSRSTVTSAARELEAEGYRVVAGINGDFFNVNTGLPIGIVVTDGELRSSDAGYYAIGFRADGTAILGKPAVTVQADLGYAGEDGAALVRKITGVNKARVSTGGIYLYTHDFNSRHTTGNTEAGVDVICTIVDGRLSIGESVTLQVEQVLEATSATAIGENQVVLSANLQSDAYYVDALKNIPVGSQIVLTATSANSGWDDVEYALGALYSLVENGAVVSGLQAGSAPRTAVGQKADGSLVFYTIDGRRSGHSIGATMTQVAQRLIELGCVTALCLDGGGSTTLTVTEPDQLTSGTINKPSDGSERSVTNQVFLVADSTPSGELSHFYVSADYDYVLAGSTVNISAAAIDTNFIPMSGDYSLSVSEGEVNGSVVTTPRSGGDIVVTAESRGREGTTTIHAIANPTDVVIRNTSSTAITTLSAAPGSVTQLTASAAYNRISLKADPGAFTWEVNGGIGTIDQQGNFTATTPGTGTITATAGNVTASVTVTVSNLALQTVEDFEGTSTIFRGSGSAMDFSLNHNADTVRIGSGSAKLDYDLTQTNDDGAYSAEWRASSPTSLGSQIYTSLSLWVYGDGSGNILSLLYDDGTTGYQPLTITALDFTGWKQVSVSLSAVPGTLSIQGLRISAPTDHGLADTDTSRTGTIYLDQIVASFDNIVDTAVPSVSVSVSGTSLTGTVTDAVDGVLPQGSITVTYDGKPVTFSYNASTGAISAVLPAADGSAHRVTITAKDASGNIGRASYDISAASDWTPVFSDTKDYWAATYVDYLYTAGITTGYADGTFKPNQNITRAQFAVMLYRYLGLDESQYASVTLPFADHSKIADYALPAIKALYTEGIINGTTGSDGKLYFNPNSSLTRAQAATMIGRTQEKGYATAELTFTDAGSIPAYATYYIQTMVAQGVISGYTDGSFKPQANITRGQMAKILYNLM
- the rpe gene encoding ribulose-phosphate 3-epimerase — translated: MIKIAPSILSADFANLERDIRRVASADYLHVDVMDGMFVPNISIGIPVVQSIRRVTDMALDVHLMIVEPVRYVEAFCDAGADLVTVHVESDTPEKIQSAIDRIHARGKRAGVVLKPKTPAEAALPYLEQVELILVMTVEPGFGGQKFMSDQMPKVAALRQLIDERNPACELEVDGGVAPDTCRACIDAGANVLVAGSAVYKAEDIPARILELRG
- the recR gene encoding recombination mediator RecR; this encodes MEHFPAPLEKLVEQFARLPGIGGKSAQRLAFFVLGLPEEEAREFADAILDAKRSVTCCPVCQNFTAGGLCPICASPKRDGSTICVVADPRDVAAMERSREYNGHYHVLHGVISPMNHVGPDDLSIKSLVERVAKGGVQEVIMATNPDTEGEATAMYIARLLKPFEVRVTRLAYGIPVGGHLEFADDATLMRALEGRREI
- a CDS encoding 1-aminocyclopropane-1-carboxylate deaminase/D-cysteine desulfhydrase → MRDLDQFPRVKLGVFPTPLYRLEAISAKYGRNIWIKRDDLCGVALGGNKVRKLEYLLAQAQTQGCDTVFTTGGAQSNHAMLTAACAARLGMRCILLLKKRGVTDHRGNLILDDIYGAQVRFLDTDSYDDIYAEMDRLGAELAAAGRRAYHIPVGGSTALGALGYVNCVRELRQQGASVGHIVSATGSGGTTAGVLLGARWYLPGVKVTGIGVDDDPFEEIVPRLADGAAALLGRAPSGTPDDFRMVYHLGQGYAIPNPEDTPYIQELARMEGILLDPVYTGKAWSGMLRLLEAGGFPGQEDILFLHTGGAAALFAMDLA